The following nucleotide sequence is from Melioribacteraceae bacterium.
TCCATTCCACATCGCTGTAAGCAGGGGCTTCCAAATTATAGTTGCCTGCCATTGTATATATTCCTTTAAGTAATGATGGAATCTCCGGGTCGATTGAAAAAAGTAATCCGATGTTTGTAAGCGGACCGATAGTAAGTAAAATTATTTCACCCGGGTTTTGTCTGATTGTTTTCTGTAAAAAATTAATTGCTTCACCTTTTGGGAAATCTGTATCGTGTTCCCATTTATCTAATGCTTTGGCTTGCTGCGCTTTGGTTTGAAGTTGTTCGCGAATAAGTGGTTTTTCAATACCTGGATAAATTGGTATATCTTTTCCTGCAATTTTGCACAAAGCACTTGCCATCATTGCCCGTTTTGTTGATTCACCTGTTACTGTTGTTATACCTACCAAATCACATTTTGGATTGGCGAGTAAATATGCTAGTGCTACTGCATCGTCTATGTCTGTACCAATGTCGGTATCTAGGAGAATTTTTTGTTTCAAGATTTTCTCAACTTATAATGGAGGTTATTTGCTAAGCAACAATAGAACGCAGATGACGCAGAAACTACAGATTAACGCAGTTTATAGATCAGTGACAATCAGTTTTTTCTGTGTATGCCCGTGTATTTAGCGAGCATCTGTGTTCCATTCATTTATCTGGTAATTCTTTTCATCTAATTAGATTTGACAATCACTTAGAATCTATCTAACTCTCTTTCCATTTTCTAAAAACTTTTCATCCAATCCCTTTAGCGAGCCATCCGGTTCATAAATAATTTCGGGTGAGTATTGTATAGCCCAAGCTCTTCGCATTTCATCCGTACTATTTGGTCCGGAGCGATGGAAACATGTACTTGAAAAGACAGCGATCGAGCCTGCTTTAGCTACAACGGGAACTCCTTTTTCATCACCGAAATATCCAACTCTGTCTTTCGATCCTTCCATTACTTTATGTTCAATTTTATCTTTTGTGCCTGCTTTAGAATACGGCAGTAAATATATTGTACCGTTATCTTCATTTACATCAACCAAGGGTATCCAGCAATTGACGTATGTCTTATGTTTATTATCAACATAGCCGGAATCTTGATGCCAAGTAAACTCCGCACCTTTTTTATCCAATCCTTTAACGACAAACTGTTCCCAGAAAAGATAAGCATCATCACCGATTGTAGCTTTGCAGATATCAGCCATCAAGTCACTAAAAATAAATTCACCTAAGGCTTTGCGTTCTTTATACGCAAGAAATACAAAGTAACGGCTATTCTTTCTGCTTAAGTTTAATTCAGTAACACCCTGCTTTTCCATTTCCGCATCTTGTTCAGCTATTAAGGAATCGCACTCATTTCGTAATATTTCCAAAACATCATCTGGAATAACTTTATCAAGAATAAAAAATCCATCCTCTTGATATTGCCTCTTTTGTTCATCGGTTATATGTATTTTTTCAAGTGTTGTCATGCCCTCACTCCTTTAAGTTATTTTAGAATTGCCTCTTCTGTTTCTTTATTAAAGTAATGCATCTTTGCAGCATCGATGTAAAGCTGCATTTTCTGTCCCGGTTCAGGTTCTTCTATGGCTGCTATTCTTGCAATACAGTTAGAACCGGCAACTGTGAAATAGAGAAATATTTCATTACCCATGGGTTCAATTACGTCAAGTAAAACTTCTATTTCATCCAAACTCTCTGCTTTAGCAGTGAGTGGATGATGAATATTCTCCGGTCTTACACCAGCAGTAATCTCATTATCAATGTATGGGGTTAATGAACTTTCATGATCAGTAAAAATTTTTATCTTAATTGTATTAGCTTCATCAACAAAGTAAAGACCATTTTCTTTTATGATTTTTCCTTCGATAAAATTCATAGAAGGTGAACCGATAAATCCGGCAACAAATTTATTAGCAGGGTGATTATAGAGTTTAAGCGGTGTATCTATCTGATGAATATCACCATCCTTCATAATTACAATTCTATCACCCATAGTCATCGCTTCAGTTTGATCGTGTGTTACGTAGATCATTGTTGCTTCAAGTTTTTGATGAAGCTTAGAAATTTCCGTACGCATTTGAACTCTCAACTTCGCATCAAGATTACTTAACGGTTCATCAAACAAAAACACTTTCGGGTGCCGGACAATTGCCCTCCCGACAGCAACTCTCTGCCGTTGTCCGCCTGACAATGCTTTAGGTTTTCTATCAAGTAAATCTGTAATCCCTAATATTTCAGCAGCTTCTTGCACTCTTTGCTTTATTTCTTCTCTCTTGTACTTTCTAAGTTTTAAACCGAATCCCATATTTTCGGCAACGGTCATGTGAGGATAAAGAGCATAGTTTTGAAATACCATTGCAATGTTCCGATTCTTTGGAGAAACATTGTTTACTAATTCGTTATCGATATAAAGTTCGCCTTCGGTTATTTCTTCAAGTCCGGCAATCATTCTAAGCGTTGTCGATTTTCCACAGCCCGAAGGACCTACCAGAACCATAAACTCTTTATCCTTTACTTCTATGTTTGCGCTTCGTACCGCAACCGTTCCGCCCTCGTAAACTTTAGTCACATTTTTAAGAACTACATCCGCCATAAGTCACCTTTGTAATATTTTGATGATAATTTAATTGACATATTAATTTGAATATTTCTCCACGGCATTACTTATATTAACAAAAGTGCTCTTAAGCGTACCGTAAAGATTCTTATAAATATTGTAGAAATCTTCATATATATTGATATTTTCTTTATTCGGAGTTGTTGTCGTTTTTATTTTGATGATCGAAGCACATGCTTCATACACTGAGTTAAATTTTCCCGAAGCAACGGCAGCAAGAATTGCCGCTCCGTACGGCGCACCCTCGGTAGATGTTAAAGTTACAATCTCTTTTTTCAGCAAATCGGATAAAATTTGAATCCACATTTTACTTTTTGCACCACCGCCCGATATACGAACTTGTTCGGTTTTGACTCCGATATTTTCATTTAATTCAAAACAGTCTCGCAAACTGAAAGCAACCCCTTCCAAAACAGCTCTTGTAAAGTGTGCAGAGTTATGTCTGACTGTTGCACCAATGAAAGTTCCCTTGGCATTTGCATCAGCATATGGAGTGCGTTCACCGCTTAAGTATGGTAAGAAGAATAGTCCTTCAGAACCGGGTTGAATTTCCTCTGCCGCTTTAGTCAACTCAGAATAATCAATTCTATTATGAAAAGAGTTTCTATACCATTGCAATGAACCTGCCGCAGAAAGCGTAACCCCCATTACATGCCAAGTGTTAGGGACAGCATGACAAAAGGAATGAACTTTTCCACTTGCTTCTATTCGCGGCTTATCACTGTGAGCAAATACGACTCCCGAAGTTCCGAGAACAAGCGAAGTTATTCCTTCACTTACCGTTCCGGTTCCAATTCCGCCTGCTGCTTGATCACCGCCACCGGCTGCAACTATTAAATTTTCCGGTAAGTTTAACTCTTCGCATAAACCTTTTTTAACTATACCGGATATTTCTGATGATTCATATAGTTGCGGCATCCACTGTTTTGGAATCTCTAATCCTGATAGAATTTCATCAGACCATTTTCTTTCCGGAACATTTAGCAAAGATGTTCCCGAAGCATCCGAGACATCAGTCGCAAGCTCACCGGTTAACCTGAATCTTATATAATCTTTAGGAAGAAGAATTTTTTTAATCTTATTATAGTTGTCCGGCTCGTTATTCTTTATCCACAAAATTTTGGGGGCGGTAAATCCTGTCAGAACTTGATTGCCTGTAATTTTTATCAACTTATCAAAACCGATTTTGGTTGTAATCTCATCACATTCTTTTACGGTTCTTTGGTCATTCCACATAATGCATGGACGAACAACATTTAAATTATCATCGAGAGTAACTAAACCGTGCATTTGTCCCGTTAAACCAATTCCTTCTATCTCATCTTTCTTAACTTTGGATGCAACTGATCGAATACTTTTCTTGCTTGCTTCCCACCAATCTTCGGGATTTTGTTCCGTCCAATTTGGTTTAGGCGTGAGCATTACATATTCATTAGTAGCAGAAGAAATCACTTCACCTTTTTCATTAATGAGTAAAGCTTTTACTCCGCTTGTGCCGACATCAAGTCCGATGAAATAACTCATTTAACTTTTACCTCTTCTTTGTCAACATATTTTGAAACCCACTGCGATAATCGTTTACCTAATAGCTTGCATGCATCTATCTCTTTTTGTTCACGTGGCTCGCCGGCGCAAGTTGCACCGTAATGGAGAGTAAACTTATCGGCTACATAATCGGTTAATCCAAAGACAAGAAAACCAAAGTTCATTAAGATTGTCATAAGCGACATGTTAGTAATCTCTGCTCCGCCTCCCCATCCACCTTGAGATGCAAATGCACATCCAAATTTACCGTCTATTTTTCCCCAAACATTATCGCCTATTTCATCCCAAAACTTTTTCATCTTCCAAGAAACGATTCCCATGTTTGTCGGAGACCCGAGTGCAATACCATCACACCATTCGATATCTTTGTAAGTTGCCTCATCGACTTTTTTCAATTTAACTTCGTGATCACCAAAGGAATCTGCACCTTCCTTAACATACTGCGCCATCTTTTCCGTGTTGCCGGTTGCGCTGTCGTATAGAACTAATATTTTACCCATAACTAAATTTACTTTTATTTTGGCAGATAGTATTGTTTATAGTTTTCCGTCCAGAAATTTTGATAATACCAATGTGGATAATATTGGTATGGTTCGCTTAGCACATCTAATCTCTTCATCTCATCTTCCGTTAATTCCCAATCGCTTGCTTTTACGTTATCAAGTAATTGATCATTATTCCTAATGCCGACAACTACACTTGATACACCTTCTTTTCGAAGTAAGTAATTCAACGAAACTTGAGTTACGGTAACATTTCTTTTCTTTGCGATGTTTTCAAGTTCATCTAAAATCTTCTCACCTTTTTCAACATTGTACGGATTGTGATCACCGGGATTTTTCATTCGTGTATCTTTAGGCCAATTGTTTTTGTCTCTATATTTTCCGGTTAGTATTCCACCTTGAAGCGGACCCCAAACCATTGTTCCTATTCCATACTCGAGAGAAGCCGGAATAATATCAAGTTCGAGATCTCTTCTTAAAATATTATAGCTTGCTTGATGAGCGATCAATTTTTGATAATTGTTTTTCTCGGCAAGGTAATATGATTTAGCAAGTACCCATGCCGGAAAGTTTGAACAACCGATGTATCTAACTTTTCCATCCACAACTAATTGAGTAAGTGCACTAAACGTTTCTTCTAAAGGTGTAACAAAATCCATGGCGTGAATTAAGTACAAATCAATGTAATCGGTTTGGAGTCTTTTTAAACTTGCTTCGCATGCATCAATTGTTCTTTTTCGTGATAGTCCCCTACCATGAGGTTCATCACTCATTTTAAAACCAAACTTAGTGCAGATTATCGCATCCTTTCTTTTTCTACCCAATGCTTTACCAAGTATTTCTTCTGATGTACCGGAAGAATAAAAATCTGCAGTATCAAAAAAAGTAACTCCGTTTTCGAGCGCAGACTTTACAAGTTCATCAGCATCTTTCTGATGAAGTTCACCGAGATGAGTCCAGCCATCTGATCCGGTAAAAGTCATTGCGCCGAAGCAAATTTCGGATACCATTAGATTTGAATTGCCCATTCTTCTGTAATTCATTAAGCACTCTTATTATGTGTGTGATTCCAAAGATGACCTTCACGTTTTTGTCCAACCAAAGAAGTCTCAAACCAAACTCCTTCAATTGTATTATGAACAATCGGAAAATCGTGATGATCACCGGCTTTTGTGAAAACACAGTCTCCTGCTCTTACATTATATCTATTTCCTTCGGTAACAACTTCACCGCTTCCGCTGAATAGAATCCAAAATTCATCGCAGTCATGGAAGTGATTATCGAACTCTGTATTTCTTTCATAATCAACGGGATCTCCTACGTTCTTAGGTTTATCAGTTTCACTTAATTGAAAAACACCGCGAGTTCCAATTTTATTATTCCATTTGCCACCGATTCGAATAATCACGGAATTTTCAAACGCGATTATTTGTTTGAGTTCGTTTCTATCCCGCACATATTCTTCGACTTCATTTTTGTTAATATCTCTAATATGATTCTCAGTTTTTACAAGTGCCTTACCTTTACCAACTAGCAGTGTCTCTTTCTCATGATGATTTTTTACATGATAAACTTCATTAATCCCGAGATGAATAATATCTATTACTTCGACTTCGCTTTCTTTTAACGCAGATTTATTTTTATAGTCAAAAACGGGCATATTTATTACCCTTCATATTTTGGAAGCATCGGTACGTTATTAATATCCGGACCGAAGAACTTATAAATTATTAAATCTCTATCACCTCTGTTTACCACTTCAATTTCTTTAACGGCTTTATCATGACAAATAATAAGTTCATCGTGCTCGAAATTTTGGCCTTCTATATCTAATCCGTCAAATGTACCATTACCTCGCCAGACCAAAATGTTATAAACCCCTTTATCTTTACTTATAAATTTACTGCCGGGTTTGACAATTAACTTTTTCCCGCTGAATTTATTTGTATTATAAAATATCCAAAACTCTTCTCCGCCTGCTTGCTTTGTTTCCTCGATTAAGATCGGCGGTGTATGACGATTCTCATAAAAATACGGATCGCCGCTTATTTCCCAGTTGATCATTTCGAGAATTATCTTTTCACCTTTTTCTTTTCTATCAGTTTCGGTAACGTCTTTCCACAGCAATTCTTTGTCGATTATCTTACCGCCTGTCTTAGGCTGCAGCATTGCGAAAACATCGGAGTCTTCCTGAAGTTCAATTGTTAGTGCGGAACCGGGTGCGTGAAGTGTACCGGAAGGAACATGGTAACCGTCGCCGGGAATTTGCATAAAAGCTCTTGCATGCTGAAGTATCGTATCATCTTTCCATTCGATCATATGAGGCAGAAGCAAGTCATACTTTTTCTGCTGAGCTATGTAAGGATGAACACCAAAATATGTTTCGGCTTCTTCGCCTAATGGAACGTCTTCCGGGAAATAATATGCTTCTTCTTTCGAGTTACAGCCGACAAGTTTTGCGTGATGTTCCATTTGATGTATGTGATAAGGCAATCGGTATTTGTAATCAAATATTTTGGGAAGACGTTTTAAACCATCATGATTTTTTGAATACTCTTCACCAAGAATTTCTTTTGGAAGTAATTCTACAGTTTCTTTTAATGTTATATTGTCATTACAATCGATATTCAGGATACTTAATCCTTCGTTCGGAACGGAAACTTTATTATCGGCTTTTGTTGTAGAGCCGACCCAGCGTTCGCATATTCCGCCGCGTTCACCAAGTTCATATTGATCATTAGGCAAACCTAGTCTTCTTCCTGGTGGTAGAAAATCTCTAGCAACCCAAGCGGGTTTTAATCTTATTATTCCATCGTTTTGCTTGATAGCATCAAGTATAGTTTTTTTCTTATCGCTCATTTTATTTACCTGTACTTAATTTTAAATCAATCTTTGGTTTGAAGTCTTCACTTGATATATAATCTATTAAATTATTTCTCAGCGTTGCGACATATGGATCATTTTGATTTGACAAATCTAAAGTCGTCAAAAGTAATTTCCCTTTACCATAATTCATTTCAATAATGTAGCCGGAGTTTAGGTAAATCCAAGCAATAAAAATTCCGGCAGGAACCGATTCGAATTGCTCTTGTGGAATTTCGCTTATGACATATTTAGGTAAAACCTCATAAGCTTCAAAACCAAATGACTTACCAAAATTTATATTTTGAAATACCGGATGATTGGGATCATACCAATTTAATGCGGATGCCCAATTGCCGTCAAGCCAATCACTTTCACGTGATATAATTTTATAAGGGAATGTTTCGGGAAGAGCATCAGTGCTGTCGATGATACATAAAACCGTTTTACCGGATTTAACTTTTTCCAAAATATCTGAATCGACTTTGTTTGTAATAAGTAAATCTTCCGTTTCATTCTTTTCTATCATCGAATAAACAAAAACATCGACATAATTTTCTGCAATTGTTTTTTCGTCAGACATGAATTCTAAATCAACTCTTATTTTCCGTGACTTGTTCAATTCATTTATTGAAAATTTTATCTCAGCAATTTCTTGAACATCTGCTAGATTGATTTTTTTATCAATATTGACTTCACCATTAGAAAAGTTTTCAGCATTCCATCTAAGTGATAAGTTTGATAAATCATTACCGCTGTAATAAGAAAGAAAGGTTTTGATTGCTACTTCTTCACCGGTATAATAATTGTGTTTTTCCGCTCGAGGAATAATAACATCCTGCTGTTGAATCATCCGCAGCATATTTTTATTTAATTTAAAGTTACGCCACATATCCAGCAAACCGTTTACCTCCCAATTGATGTCGGTAAACTCTGTTACACAATAACCTTGAATTGCTTCTGCTAAGCGAATTTCTTCAATTTCATATTTGAGTGCTTTGGTTTGTGCAATTTGACTTTCTTCTGCGAGTTGATCATAATTATCAAATATTCTATCGTACTTATAATCAGCAAAACGTTTTTGAACTCCGGCTGGGAGAGTAATCCACTCATCATAAAACACGCGATCAAACCAGAAAGGTAATTCATCCGGTAGATTGGGTAATCCCCAATTGCCGAATTCAGAAATCATCAATACTTCGTCTCCGGTTTCTTTTGAATTGCCGTGTTCACTGAAAAGCCATTTGGGACGAGTATTAATTTCTTTTACCTGTTCGGAAAATTTCTTGTGGTTTTCCGGCATCGCCCAGTAAATGTGGTAGTCATTTATATCCGTCTTGAGATGGAAGTTACCCCAGCAAGCACTGTTGTCAACTATTAATCTTCCGACTGCTTTTTCTTTTGTATAATCAAATTCATTCAGCAGCCATTCTCTTTGTTCTTCTTTTGAAAGATCAATTCCCCAGCTTTCGTTTATTATACTAATAACTACAAGCGAAGGATGATTCCAGTCGCGTTTTAACATTTGGTCTAATGTATAGCGTGATCTTTCCTTAACGCTTTCATCAAACACATCCCAGTTTGGGATTTCATACCAAACTAATAAGCCAAGTTCATCGGCGATTTCCAAATACTCTTTTTCTGGAATTTTAATGTGACAGCGCATTGTGTTGATACCCAGTTCAATTGCTTTCCGCATTTCGTCTCGGATATAATCTTTGCTTGGACTTTTATAGATAGTTTCGGGATAAAAATTCTGGTCCAATGCAGAGATCATATAAAATGGTCTGCCGTTCAAGTAAAGCTTTCCGTTCTTTTTAATGAACTCACGGAATCCGAATTTATCTTCATAAAGATAATTACCGATTTGCGCAATTACTTTATAAAGATTCGGTTTACCAATGTCCCATAATTTAGGGTTGTCTATTTTGCTTTCGATAGATAGTTCTTTTGAATTTATGGTAAGTGTTTTTTCATAAACTGTCTGCTCATCGGGTGAAATTATTTTTATTGTTAGATTTTCTTTGGGAGTAAGAGTAAGATTATGATTAAGAGTAAGATTAAGAACAAACTCACCGGAATTCTTTGGAGTTACATGAACAGTTTCGATAAATACTTTTTCTTTGATCAACAATTCAACCGACTGCCAAATACCGCTTGTTTGAACATACCAACTTTGTTTCCCGTGAGGGATATGCCAGTAACTAATTCCTTCAGTTCCTTCTTCATCAGTTGCCGGATCATTTACACGTAATAATATTTCGTTGTTACCTTGATTAATAAATTCTGTTACATCAAAACTGAATGGTGTGTAACCACCCTCATGTTTTCCTACTAAATTTTTGTTGATGTATAATTCTGATAAATAATCTACTGCATCAAAATTCAGCAAAAATCTCTTGCTATCAATCTTTTCATCTATAGTGAAGTTCTTCTTAAACCAACCGATGCCTTGATAATCTAACAATACATCTGAATATAAATGCCATGATCCGGGAACATCAACTTGTAACCACTCTTTGTGCTCATCAATATTGTTGATGTTCAAATAGATTGTACTATCAGCGGTAAATTGCCATTGACCTTCGAGTGATATTTTTGATTGGGAGTTAATCAATGTTGTTGTAACAAAAATTAAAATCATTAATAATCTTTTTTTCACTTGTATTCCATATTAGTTAATTACCAAGTTGTTGTCATTCCGAAGGAATCGTTTCTGGATGACAATCCTATACTTATCCTATTAAGTTACTTTTGCAATCAATTCTCCTTTATACCTCTTCCACTTCTCAACAAACTCAACTTCTTTATCACGATTACCGTAACCAACCGAATCTTTTTTGTATTCATTCAAATACCAATCGATTGTATCGGGCATCCATTTTTCGAATGGAGTTGATTGAAAATTCAAATCTCGTTTTGCTCTATCGATACTAAAAATTGCAGTTCGATAAGTATTGAACGGGAATGCATGACCTTCCGGACTGACACTGAACGGTAATTTTTCGAACACATCTAAGTCAACACTAACTCTTTCCGGTCTTTTATTCAGCAAATTGCAAAGTGCATCTAAGTAATCATTTAAGGAAAATATTTCCTCTGAAGCAATATTATATACTTTGCCTTTACTCTCATCACTCTTAAGTAAGTCGACAAATGTTTTTGCCAAATCCTCAACAAAAACGTGCTGTGAGGCATAATCGCCGCTGCCCGGGATAAGCAAGGGCTTACCGTCCATTATTCTTTGAATCCAAAAGTAATCACGTTTCATCGGATCGTGCGGACCGCAAACGTATGGTGCTCTAATCATCGATACTTCAAACTTACCTTCGTTATGTGCTTTCCATAAGACATCTTCACATTTTCGTTTGTCAATTCCGTATTGCATTCCGAAAGGATTCCTATCCCAAAATTTCATCAAGCGATGTTTATCATCTTCTTCATTGATTGGATTTCTAATTACATCCGAAACCATATAGACCGAAATTGTACTAGTGTGAATTAATCGCGGAATTTTGCCAGTAAATACATCGACGATCATTTGTGATTCATCCGGTGTGTAGGCAATCATATCGTAAAGCACATCATAACTATTTTCGTTTGCAAGTTTTGCGAGGAATTCTCTATCATGTCTTTCACCGTAATCGAATTGAACATTGCTTTTATCAAACAATTCAATATTTGATTCTCCACGGGTCACTAATGTAACATTGTGACCTTCTTCGATTAAAAGCTTTACAACGTTGCTGCTTATAAATCCTGTTCCGCCGATCATTAATATTTTCATCGTAATTCCTACTTAAGAAGAATCATCTTCTTTGTAACAAAATTGTTTTGAAATTCAACTCTATAAAAGTAAACACCTGATGATAAATTTCTTCCGTTAAATTCAATTGTATGTCTTCCGGCATTTTCAAATTTATCTATTAATAACTTTACTTCTCTCCCAAGTGCATCATATACACTTAATTTCACATTTCCAGCTTCAGGTAAACTATAAGTTATTCTTGTAGTTGGGTTAAACGGGTTTGGATAATTTTGTGAAATTGAAAATTCGTTTGGAACAGTTTCATTTTCATTATCTTCAACAGAAACAACCAATGCAACTGTATCGGCAAGGCTTAATATTCTTGTTGTATATTCTGCTATAGGAATTGTAATATATTGCAATCCGGCAAAATCGGATTGGAAATACTCTCCGTTAATTAAGTCTGTTAAGTAATAAGTTTTGGATGAATCTAATTTCATTTCTTCAATGGGTAAATTAAGCGAAGCACCGACATTTCTATCACCCATGTTTATTAATCCGATTACGTTTTCAGATTGATGCCATCTTCTAAAAGCATATGTGAAATCGTTTGGATTGACATTTACTTCTTCAAAATTGTCACTGTAAAGCGATGGTGAATTAGTCCTAATTTCAGCCAATCTTTGGTATAGAGGATACAAACCATAAGCATCTTGTTCTTTAATTGTTTGTCCCGGATAAAATAATCTTTCGGTGCCATAAGGATGACCTTCAGCACCAATTTCTTGTCCGTTATAAACCATTGGAATTCCGTTCAATGCAAAAATTAATGTCGCCGCCATCTTTGTTCTTTCAATACCATGATGAGTTATAAAGTGAAAGATATCGTTATTGCCAATGAACCGAAGTATTTTTGCATTCGAAGCATAACCGTTTCCGTTATTTGTCAAAGCATTTCTTAAGAGATTTGATCTATTATTTTGATTACTGTTATTGAAAATAGTCGGATTAGAATTTTCACTGTAAGATGTTTGAAAAGACCATTGAGAAACCCAATTTTCGTCGGGGAACCAGTCAAATCCTACATCAAATCTTTCATCGAAAGTTTCCGGCCA
It contains:
- a CDS encoding nucleoside hydrolase; its protein translation is MKQKILLDTDIGTDIDDAVALAYLLANPKCDLVGITTVTGESTKRAMMASALCKIAGKDIPIYPGIEKPLIREQLQTKAQQAKALDKWEHDTDFPKGEAINFLQKTIRQNPGEIILLTIGPLTNIGLLFSIDPEIPSLLKGIYTMAGNYNLEAPAYSDVEWNAEGDYHASYITYYANAKNHHSIGIDITSRVTMDSDEFAEICKHDLLKPVLDFSQVWFEEWDAVTFHDPLVAATIFNDSICKFEKGHVVVELDNKDKMGLTHWHPRKERGNHLVAFDVNKEKFFEEYLSVFKD
- a CDS encoding NAD-dependent epimerase/dehydratase family protein, coding for MKILMIGGTGFISSNVVKLLIEEGHNVTLVTRGESNIELFDKSNVQFDYGERHDREFLAKLANENSYDVLYDMIAYTPDESQMIVDVFTGKIPRLIHTSTISVYMVSDVIRNPINEEDDKHRLMKFWDRNPFGMQYGIDKRKCEDVLWKAHNEGKFEVSMIRAPYVCGPHDPMKRDYFWIQRIMDGKPLLIPGSGDYASQHVFVEDLAKTFVDLLKSDESKGKVYNIASEEIFSLNDYLDALCNLLNKRPERVSVDLDVFEKLPFSVSPEGHAFPFNTYRTAIFSIDRAKRDLNFQSTPFEKWMPDTIDWYLNEYKKDSVGYGNRDKEVEFVEKWKRYKGELIAKVT
- a CDS encoding flavodoxin domain-containing protein, whose amino-acid sequence is MGKILVLYDSATGNTEKMAQYVKEGADSFGDHEVKLKKVDEATYKDIEWCDGIALGSPTNMGIVSWKMKKFWDEIGDNVWGKIDGKFGCAFASQGGWGGGAEITNMSLMTILMNFGFLVFGLTDYVADKFTLHYGATCAGEPREQKEIDACKLLGKRLSQWVSKYVDKEEVKVK
- a CDS encoding cupin domain-containing protein: MPVFDYKNKSALKESEVEVIDIIHLGINEVYHVKNHHEKETLLVGKGKALVKTENHIRDINKNEVEEYVRDRNELKQIIAFENSVIIRIGGKWNNKIGTRGVFQLSETDKPKNVGDPVDYERNTEFDNHFHDCDEFWILFSGSGEVVTEGNRYNVRAGDCVFTKAGDHHDFPIVHNTIEGVWFETSLVGQKREGHLWNHTHNKSA
- a CDS encoding aldo/keto reductase, giving the protein MNYRRMGNSNLMVSEICFGAMTFTGSDGWTHLGELHQKDADELVKSALENGVTFFDTADFYSSGTSEEILGKALGRKRKDAIICTKFGFKMSDEPHGRGLSRKRTIDACEASLKRLQTDYIDLYLIHAMDFVTPLEETFSALTQLVVDGKVRYIGCSNFPAWVLAKSYYLAEKNNYQKLIAHQASYNILRRDLELDIIPASLEYGIGTMVWGPLQGGILTGKYRDKNNWPKDTRMKNPGDHNPYNVEKGEKILDELENIAKKRNVTVTQVSLNYLLRKEGVSSVVVGIRNNDQLLDNVKASDWELTEDEMKRLDVLSEPYQYYPHWYYQNFWTENYKQYYLPK
- a CDS encoding phytanoyl-CoA dioxygenase family protein, giving the protein MTTLEKIHITDEQKRQYQEDGFFILDKVIPDDVLEILRNECDSLIAEQDAEMEKQGVTELNLSRKNSRYFVFLAYKERKALGEFIFSDLMADICKATIGDDAYLFWEQFVVKGLDKKGAEFTWHQDSGYVDNKHKTYVNCWIPLVDVNEDNGTIYLLPYSKAGTKDKIEHKVMEGSKDRVGYFGDEKGVPVVAKAGSIAVFSSTCFHRSGPNSTDEMRRAWAIQYSPEIIYEPDGSLKGLDEKFLENGKRVR
- the ugpC gene encoding sn-glycerol-3-phosphate ABC transporter ATP-binding protein UgpC, producing the protein MADVVLKNVTKVYEGGTVAVRSANIEVKDKEFMVLVGPSGCGKSTTLRMIAGLEEITEGELYIDNELVNNVSPKNRNIAMVFQNYALYPHMTVAENMGFGLKLRKYKREEIKQRVQEAAEILGITDLLDRKPKALSGGQRQRVAVGRAIVRHPKVFLFDEPLSNLDAKLRVQMRTEISKLHQKLEATMIYVTHDQTEAMTMGDRIVIMKDGDIHQIDTPLKLYNHPANKFVAGFIGSPSMNFIEGKIIKENGLYFVDEANTIKIKIFTDHESSLTPYIDNEITAGVRPENIHHPLTAKAESLDEIEVLLDVIEPMGNEIFLYFTVAGSNCIARIAAIEEPEPGQKMQLYIDAAKMHYFNKETEEAILK
- the xylB gene encoding xylulokinase, whose product is MSYFIGLDVGTSGVKALLINEKGEVISSATNEYVMLTPKPNWTEQNPEDWWEASKKSIRSVASKVKKDEIEGIGLTGQMHGLVTLDDNLNVVRPCIMWNDQRTVKECDEITTKIGFDKLIKITGNQVLTGFTAPKILWIKNNEPDNYNKIKKILLPKDYIRFRLTGELATDVSDASGTSLLNVPERKWSDEILSGLEIPKQWMPQLYESSEISGIVKKGLCEELNLPENLIVAAGGGDQAAGGIGTGTVSEGITSLVLGTSGVVFAHSDKPRIEASGKVHSFCHAVPNTWHVMGVTLSAAGSLQWYRNSFHNRIDYSELTKAAEEIQPGSEGLFFLPYLSGERTPYADANAKGTFIGATVRHNSAHFTRAVLEGVAFSLRDCFELNENIGVKTEQVRISGGGAKSKMWIQILSDLLKKEIVTLTSTEGAPYGAAILAAVASGKFNSVYEACASIIKIKTTTTPNKENINIYEDFYNIYKNLYGTLKSTFVNISNAVEKYSN